A portion of the Aphanothece sacrum FPU1 genome contains these proteins:
- a CDS encoding DUF3782 domain-containing protein, producing MATTADDVWQLLAELTTKQSELTAAQKETDLQLKENAQQQKETDRQIKQINGEIRQLSKEIGNLGGKWGRFVENMVAPACETIFLKRGIPVHQVSQRVKKRLNGQTLEIDVLVANENHILVVEVKSSLGVNDVKELIEDLGNFRQFFPEYNQKQLYGAVAGIEIEEGADKYAYRQGLFVLAQAGETVSISNNLDFQPKNW from the coding sequence ATGGCAACTACCGCAGACGACGTATGGCAACTCCTCGCCGAATTAACCACCAAGCAATCGGAATTAACTGCTGCTCAAAAAGAGACTGACCTACAACTGAAGGAAAATGCTCAACAACAAAAAGAAACAGACCGACAAATCAAACAAATTAACGGAGAAATCCGTCAGTTAAGCAAAGAAATTGGTAATTTGGGTGGTAAATGGGGACGTTTTGTCGAAAATATGGTAGCACCCGCTTGTGAAACAATATTCTTAAAACGAGGTATTCCTGTTCATCAAGTCAGTCAACGGGTTAAAAAACGCTTGAATGGACAAACCCTAGAAATTGATGTCTTAGTAGCAAATGAAAATCATATTTTAGTCGTAGAAGTTAAGAGTAGTTTGGGCGTTAATGATGTCAAGGAACTAATTGAAGACTTAGGAAACTTTCGGCAATTTTTTCCTGAGTATAATCAAAAACAACTCTATGGAGCCGTAGCAGGCATTGAAATTGAAGAAGGGGCCGATAAATATGCGTACCGTCAAGGCTTATTTGTCTTAGCTCAAGCAGGAGAAACAGTTTCAATCTCAAATAATCTGGATTTTCAACCTAAAAATTGGTAG
- a CDS encoding DUF3782 domain-containing protein has protein sequence MATTADDVWQLLAELTTKQSELTAAQKETDLQLKETGKQLKELGKQIGGLGAKFGSFTEGLALPSMEKILRQRFGMEVVSPSVRVSKGGQHMEIDVLAYTNGNLNTAYIVEVKSHAREDSITQLKSILQRFRTFFPEHKDKQLYGVLAAVDMSPELRQKTLQEGFYVARIHDEVFELDIPENFQPQSY, from the coding sequence ATGGCAACTACCGCAGACGACGTATGGCAACTCCTCGCCGAATTAACCACCAAGCAATCGGAATTAACTGCTGCTCAAAAAGAGACTGACCTACAACTGAAGGAGACTGGCAAACAACTCAAAGAATTAGGGAAACAAATTGGGGGACTCGGTGCAAAATTTGGTAGCTTTACTGAAGGTCTGGCCCTCCCCTCAATGGAAAAGATTCTCAGACAACGGTTTGGCATGGAAGTAGTCAGTCCCAGTGTGCGAGTCAGTAAAGGAGGGCAACACATGGAAATTGATGTCCTGGCCTATACCAATGGTAATCTGAATACTGCCTATATTGTCGAGGTTAAAAGTCATGCTAGGGAAGATTCTATTACTCAATTAAAAAGTATTTTACAACGTTTTCGTACCTTTTTTCCTGAACATAAAGATAAACAACTCTATGGTGTTTTAGCCGCCGTTGATATGTCCCCCGAATTACGCCAAAAAACTCTGCAAGAAGGATTTTATGTGGCTCGGATTCATGATGAAGTATTTGAACTCGATATTCCTGAAAATTTTCAACCTCAAAGTTATTAA
- a CDS encoding DUF3782 domain-containing protein has product MATTADDVWQLLAELTAAQKETDRQLKENAQQQKKTDRQLKELGKQIGGLGAKFGSFTEGLALPSMEKILRQRFGMEVVSPSVRVSKGGQHMEIDVLAYTNGNLNTAYIVEVKSHAREDSITQLKSILQRFRTFFPEHKDKQLYGVLAAVDMSPELRQKTLQEGFYVARIHDEVFELDIPENFQPQSY; this is encoded by the coding sequence ATGGCAACCACCGCAGACGACGTATGGCAACTCCTCGCGGAATTAACAGCTGCTCAAAAAGAGACTGACCGACAACTGAAGGAAAATGCTCAACAACAGAAGAAGACTGATCGCCAACTCAAAGAATTAGGGAAACAAATTGGGGGACTCGGTGCAAAATTTGGTAGCTTTACTGAAGGTCTGGCCCTCCCCTCAATGGAAAAGATTCTCAGACAACGGTTTGGCATGGAAGTAGTCAGTCCCAGTGTGCGAGTCAGTAAAGGAGGGCAACACATGGAAATTGATGTCCTGGCCTATACCAATGGTAATCTGAATACTGCTTATATTGTCGAGGTTAAAAGTCATGCTAGGGAAGATTCTATTACTCAATTAAAAAGTATTTTACAACGTTTTCGTACCTTTTTTCCTGAACATAAAGATAAACAACTCTATGGTGTTTTAGCCGCCGTTGATATGTCCCCCGAATTACGCCAAAAAACTCTGCAAGAAGGATTTTATGTGGCTCGGATTCATGATGAAGTATTTGAACTCGATATTCCTGAAAATTTTCAACCTCAAAGTTATTAA
- a CDS encoding DUF3782 domain-containing protein, with translation MATTADDVWQLLAELTIKQSELTAAQKETDLQLKENAQQQKKTDRQLKELGKQIGGLGAKFGSFTEGLALPSMEKILRQRFGMEVVSPSVRVSKGGQHMEIDVLAYTNGNLNTAYIVEVKSHAREDSITQLKSILQRFRTFFPEHKDKQLYGVLAAVDMSPELRQKTLQEGFYVARIHDEVFELDIPENFQPQSY, from the coding sequence ATGGCAACCACCGCAGACGACGTATGGCAACTCCTCGCGGAATTAACCATCAAGCAATCCGAATTAACAGCTGCTCAAAAAGAGACTGACCTACAACTGAAGGAAAATGCTCAACAACAGAAGAAGACCGATCGCCAACTCAAAGAATTAGGGAAACAAATTGGGGGACTTGGTGCAAAATTTGGTAGCTTTACTGAAGGTCTGGCCCTCCCCTCAATGGAAAAGATTCTCAGACAACGGTTTGGCATGGAAGTAGTCAGTCCCAGTGTGCGAGTCAGTAAAGGAGGGCAACACATGGAAATTGATGTCCTGGCCTATACCAATGGTAATCTGAATACTGCTTATATTGTCGAGGTTAAAAGTCATGCTAGGGAAGATTCTATTACTCAATTAAAAAGTATTTTACAACGTTTTCGTACCTTTTTTCCTGAACATAAAGATAAACAACTCTATGGTGTTTTAGCCGCCGTTGATATGTCCCCCGAATTACGCCAAAAAACTCTGCAAGAAGGATTTTATGTGGCTCGGATTCATGATGAAGTATTTGAACTCGATATTCCTGAAAATTTTCAACCTCAAAGTTATTAA
- the ribE gene encoding riboflavin synthase, giving the protein MFTGLIQSLGLIRPLETDRFTLCIPQDATTIWSDLAIGDSVAVDGVCLTVEEIVSDGFVATASPETLQRTTLSQQIQQSTYVNLESSLRVGGKLGGHFVTGHVDGIGCLKESISTEKAWELIFAPSPSLSQQWEQSIAPYIIPKGSVAVNGISLTIADCDAQGNWFKVAVIPHTYHQTNLSYLKIDDEVNIEGDILGKYVAKLLGHSLDSHRTPTDISLNFLSEHGYV; this is encoded by the coding sequence ATGTTTACAGGATTAATTCAAAGTCTTGGTTTAATACGTCCCCTAGAAACTGATCGCTTTACTCTTTGTATCCCCCAAGATGCAACAACAATTTGGTCAGATTTGGCAATAGGTGATAGTGTAGCCGTTGATGGAGTCTGTTTAACAGTAGAGGAAATCGTCTCTGATGGTTTTGTGGCTACTGCCTCTCCTGAAACTCTACAACGTACAACCCTCAGTCAACAAATTCAACAATCTACTTATGTTAATTTAGAATCTTCTTTGCGAGTAGGTGGTAAATTAGGAGGACATTTTGTCACTGGTCATGTTGATGGAATCGGTTGTTTAAAAGAGTCTATATCTACAGAAAAAGCTTGGGAACTAATTTTTGCTCCTTCTCCTTCTTTGTCTCAACAGTGGGAACAATCTATTGCCCCTTATATTATTCCTAAAGGTAGTGTGGCAGTTAATGGTATTAGTTTAACGATCGCTGATTGTGATGCTCAAGGAAATTGGTTTAAAGTAGCAGTTATTCCTCATACCTATCATCAGACTAATCTGTCTTATCTAAAAATTGACGATGAAGTAAATATTGAAGGGGATATTTTGGGAAAATATGTGGCTAAATTATTGGGACACTCTTTAGACTCTCATCGAACCCCTACCGACATTAGTTTGAACTTTCTCTCAGAACATGGCTATGTTTGA
- a CDS encoding riboflavin synthase subunit alpha codes for MLVISLITLAIASLSAFVSLNMQEEVFRVAIKCIALLSLFITLLLAPWAIKLTLATILVMSDRIIQPILQKPGS; via the coding sequence ATGCTTGTGATTTCCTTAATTACCTTGGCCATTGCTTCTCTGTCTGCTTTTGTTAGCCTAAATATGCAAGAAGAAGTATTTAGAGTAGCCATCAAATGTATTGCCTTGCTTTCTCTATTCATAACTCTTCTGTTAGCTCCTTGGGCGATTAAGCTGACTCTTGCTACTATTCTTGTGATGAGTGATAGAATTATTCAACCCATACTCCAGAAACCCGGAAGTTGA
- a CDS encoding universal stress protein, protein MYQKILVAMDMSDMTQEIFACALSLAQQQTQTRLLLLHVLSWEEDNSPLPIPPDLTQLYPAAGNDSTLESWRLQWQEFEQAGLAMLQSYSQNALEDGIQTEYQQITGSAGRTICKVAKEWLADLIIIGHRGRSGFQELLLGSVSNYVLHHAPCSVLIVQLKHSP, encoded by the coding sequence ATGTACCAGAAAATCCTCGTAGCAATGGATATGTCAGATATGACACAGGAAATCTTTGCTTGTGCCTTATCTTTAGCTCAACAACAAACTCAGACTCGTTTACTGTTACTGCACGTTCTTAGTTGGGAGGAAGACAATAGTCCTTTACCTATTCCTCCTGATTTAACACAATTGTATCCTGCGGCCGGTAATGATTCAACCCTGGAAAGTTGGCGACTCCAATGGCAGGAATTTGAACAAGCTGGCCTAGCAATGCTACAATCTTATAGTCAAAACGCCCTTGAAGATGGCATTCAGACTGAATATCAACAAATTACTGGCAGTGCGGGCCGCACTATCTGTAAGGTGGCTAAAGAATGGCTTGCCGATTTAATTATAATCGGACATAGGGGACGTTCTGGGTTTCAAGAACTTCTCCTCGGTAGTGTCAGCAACTATGTCTTACATCATGCTCCTTGTTCTGTTTTAATTGTTCAACTGAAGCATTCCCCCTAA
- the fabG gene encoding 3-oxoacyl-[acyl-carrier-protein] reductase: protein MSNNQLPLNQQVAIVTGASRGIGRSVALALATAGLKVVVNYASSTTAAQEVVQLITEAGGEAIASQGDVSDSTAVDTLIASTLDKFGRVDILVNNAGITRDTLLLRMKLEDWQAVIDLNLTGVFLCTKAVSKLMLKQKGGRIINIASVAGQMGNPGQANYSAAKAGVIGFTKTVAKELASRGVTVNAVAPGFIATDMTDGLKSEEILKFIPLGRYGVPEEVAGMVRFLATDTAAAYITGQVFNVDGGMVMA from the coding sequence ATGAGCAATAATCAACTCCCTTTAAACCAACAGGTGGCAATCGTAACAGGGGCCTCACGGGGAATTGGCCGATCAGTTGCTTTAGCTTTAGCCACCGCAGGGTTAAAAGTCGTGGTTAACTATGCTAGTTCAACTACCGCGGCCCAAGAAGTGGTTCAACTAATCACAGAAGCTGGAGGAGAAGCGATCGCCTCTCAAGGAGATGTGTCTGACAGTACCGCCGTAGATACTCTGATCGCCTCAACTTTAGATAAGTTTGGCCGAGTTGATATACTGGTTAATAATGCCGGAATTACTCGTGATACCTTATTGTTACGGATGAAGTTGGAAGATTGGCAAGCCGTTATAGATCTTAATTTAACTGGGGTCTTTCTTTGTACTAAAGCAGTCAGTAAGCTGATGTTGAAACAAAAAGGGGGCCGTATTATTAATATTGCTTCTGTCGCGGGACAAATGGGTAATCCTGGGCAAGCTAATTACAGTGCCGCTAAAGCAGGAGTAATTGGTTTTACTAAGACTGTGGCTAAAGAATTAGCTAGTCGAGGAGTGACAGTCAATGCAGTTGCTCCTGGTTTTATTGCCACTGATATGACTGATGGGTTAAAATCAGAAGAAATCTTGAAATTTATTCCCTTGGGACGTTATGGTGTTCCTGAAGAAGTTGCAGGAATGGTGCGGTTTTTAGCCACAGATACGGCCGCCGCTTACATTACTGGACAGGTGTTTAATGTAGATGGGGGAATGGTCATGGCCTAG
- the hemL gene encoding glutamate-1-semialdehyde 2,1-aminomutase gives MVNTTSLKTTKSEEIFVAAQKLMPGGVSSPVRAFKSVGGQPIVFDRVQGAYIWDVDGNQYIDYVGTWGPAICGHAHPDVIAALHKALDKGTSFGAPSVQENILAEMVIEAVPSIEMVRFVNSGTEACMSVLRLIRAFTGRDKIIKFEGCYHGHADMFLVKAGSGVATLGLPDSPGVPKTTTVNTLTAPYNDLEAVKTLFAQNPDEIAGVILEPVVGNAGFIVPEAGFLEGLRELTQENGSLLVFDEVMTGFRLAYGGAQERFGVTPDLTTLGKVIGGGLPVGAYGGRKDIMSMVAPAGPMYQAGTLSGNPLAMTAGIKTLELLQKPGTYEYLEKITKKLTEGLLDVAKAAGHQVCGGHLGAMFGLFFASGPVYNYEDAKKSDTTKFGRFHRRMLERGIYLAPSQFEAGFTSLAHTQEDIERTLNAAQVVLSSLS, from the coding sequence TTGGTTAACACAACTTCACTTAAAACCACGAAGTCAGAAGAAATTTTTGTGGCCGCTCAAAAACTGATGCCAGGGGGCGTTAGTTCTCCCGTTAGAGCCTTTAAATCCGTAGGTGGACAACCGATCGTCTTTGATCGGGTTCAGGGAGCTTATATTTGGGATGTAGATGGCAACCAGTATATTGATTATGTGGGGACTTGGGGGCCGGCTATCTGTGGTCATGCTCATCCTGATGTAATTGCGGCCCTCCACAAAGCTTTAGACAAGGGGACAAGTTTCGGGGCCCCTTCAGTCCAAGAAAATATTCTGGCTGAAATGGTCATTGAAGCCGTTCCGAGTATTGAAATGGTACGCTTTGTTAATTCAGGAACAGAAGCTTGTATGTCGGTTTTACGACTCATTCGAGCTTTTACCGGACGGGACAAGATTATTAAGTTTGAAGGGTGTTATCATGGCCATGCTGATATGTTTTTAGTAAAGGCTGGCTCTGGTGTGGCAACGTTGGGTTTACCTGACTCTCCAGGTGTTCCTAAAACGACCACTGTTAACACTTTAACCGCCCCCTACAACGATTTAGAAGCAGTTAAAACTCTATTTGCCCAAAATCCTGATGAAATCGCTGGAGTGATTTTAGAGCCTGTGGTGGGCAATGCTGGATTTATTGTGCCTGAAGCCGGATTTTTAGAAGGTTTACGGGAATTGACCCAAGAAAACGGTTCTTTGCTGGTTTTTGATGAGGTGATGACCGGGTTCCGTCTAGCTTACGGTGGCGCACAAGAACGGTTTGGGGTTACTCCTGATTTAACTACCTTAGGTAAAGTCATCGGTGGCGGTTTACCTGTGGGTGCTTATGGCGGACGCAAAGATATTATGTCTATGGTAGCCCCGGCTGGCCCTATGTATCAAGCGGGAACTTTATCGGGTAATCCTTTGGCCATGACTGCGGGGATTAAAACCTTGGAATTGTTGCAAAAGCCGGGTACTTATGAATATTTAGAGAAAATCACGAAAAAACTCACTGAAGGATTGCTAGATGTGGCTAAGGCTGCCGGACATCAGGTCTGTGGTGGTCATCTGGGTGCTATGTTTGGCTTATTTTTTGCATCAGGACCGGTTTATAATTACGAGGACGCTAAAAAGTCTGATACGACTAAATTCGGTCGTTTCCATCGTAGAATGCTCGAAAGAGGGATTTATCTTGCTCCTTCTCAATTTGAAGCCGGTTTTACTTCTTTGGCCCATACCCAAGAAGATATTGAACGTACCTTAAATGCGGCCCAAGTCGTTCTTTCGTCTCTCTCATAG
- a CDS encoding GIY-YIG nuclease family protein — protein MTTETEILQLTNLEYISYLDNNGLLPEELQNQIGVYAIFNQEKELQFVGYSRDIYLSLKQHLVRKPDNCYWIKIQTITRPSRTILEEIKQAWITENGVNLFASESEEKSWTDPIDAKIFITEDEKQTYNNGDELSKMKLLKSLARRIETEIKQTLENRGSQLEIRFNPKLKEQGLLDLK, from the coding sequence ATGACTACTGAAACTGAAATTCTCCAATTAACTAACTTAGAATATATTTCTTACTTAGATAATAATGGATTATTACCTGAAGAATTGCAAAATCAGATCGGTGTTTATGCTATTTTTAATCAAGAAAAAGAGCTTCAATTTGTTGGCTATTCCCGTGACATCTATTTAAGCTTAAAACAACATTTAGTCCGTAAACCTGATAACTGTTATTGGATTAAAATACAAACAATTACTCGTCCTAGTCGCACAATTTTAGAAGAAATAAAACAAGCATGGATTACAGAAAATGGAGTAAATTTATTCGCAAGTGAATCAGAAGAAAAAAGCTGGACAGATCCCATTGATGCTAAAATATTTATTACCGAAGATGAAAAACAAACCTATAATAATGGAGATGAATTATCTAAAATGAAATTACTTAAATCACTCGCTAGAAGAATTGAAACTGAGATAAAACAAACTTTAGAAAACAGAGGAAGTCAGCTAGAAATACGCTTTAATCCTAAACTAAAAGAACAGGGTTTATTAGATTTAAAATAA
- a CDS encoding alkene reductase encodes MDTIASPNLLSSFQLGDLILKNRVIMAPLTRARAGEERIPNAMMAEYYRQRSSAGLIISEAASISEQGCGWVQSPGIYSEEQTQGWTQITEAVHDKKTPIFMQLWHCGRASHSSFQENNQLPVSASAIKLNGDYVHTPIGKQQYETPRALETQEIPRIVEDYRLAAERAKKAGFDGVEIHGANGYLIDQFLQSKTNHRTDKYGESLENRYRFLQEIIEAILTVYPANKLAVRISPNGIYNDMGSPDYRETFLYVAQQLNSYNLAYLHVVDGLEFGFHELGEPMTLAEFRTVFNGPLMGNCGYTQESAEETIKVGNADLIAFGRPFISNPDLVERFTNNWPLNPPAQMKDWYSFEKEGYIDFPTYPQTKVS; translated from the coding sequence ATGGATACCATAGCTTCACCCAACTTATTAAGCTCATTTCAGTTAGGAGATTTAATCTTAAAAAATCGTGTAATAATGGCTCCTTTAACCCGTGCTAGAGCAGGAGAAGAAAGAATCCCTAATGCTATGATGGCCGAATATTATCGCCAAAGATCATCAGCAGGATTAATTATTAGTGAAGCCGCATCAATCTCTGAACAAGGTTGTGGATGGGTACAAAGTCCAGGTATTTATTCAGAAGAACAAACACAAGGATGGACACAAATAACAGAGGCAGTTCATGACAAAAAAACTCCTATTTTTATGCAGCTTTGGCATTGTGGACGAGCCTCTCATAGTAGTTTTCAAGAAAATAATCAACTTCCCGTTTCTGCCTCTGCTATTAAACTTAATGGAGACTATGTTCATACTCCCATAGGTAAACAACAATATGAAACCCCTCGCGCTTTAGAAACCCAAGAAATTCCCCGCATTGTTGAAGATTACCGTCTAGCAGCAGAAAGAGCAAAAAAAGCCGGATTTGATGGTGTAGAAATTCATGGCGCAAATGGCTATTTAATTGATCAATTCCTACAATCAAAAACCAATCACCGTACAGATAAATATGGTGAAAGTCTAGAAAACCGTTATCGCTTTCTTCAAGAAATAATTGAGGCTATTTTAACCGTTTATCCTGCTAATAAACTGGCGGTGAGAATTTCTCCTAACGGAATTTATAATGATATGGGTTCCCCTGATTACAGGGAAACATTTCTTTATGTCGCTCAACAATTAAATAGTTATAATTTGGCTTATCTTCATGTAGTAGATGGCTTAGAATTTGGCTTTCATGAATTAGGAGAACCGATGACATTAGCTGAATTTAGAACTGTATTTAATGGCCCATTAATGGGAAATTGTGGTTATACTCAAGAGAGTGCAGAAGAAACAATTAAAGTCGGAAATGCAGATTTAATAGCCTTTGGAAGACCTTTTATTAGCAACCCTGATTTAGTAGAAAGATTTACCAATAATTGGCCTTTAAATCCTCCTGCACAGATGAAAGATTGGTATTCTTTTGAAAAAGAAGGATATATTGATTTTCCTACTTATCCACAAACCAAAGTCAGTTAA
- a CDS encoding FAD-binding oxidoreductase, whose protein sequence is MYTKNSLIIFFAPMTTAIASQLELLIDSPKTIIPWETIESSWKTRIESAIIDNFSPYYLTVPSDIDTLSQIVQFASHHQWSILPCGNGTKLNWGGLINNPKLVISTQQLNRIIDHAVGDLTITVEAGITLAQLQATLKQHNQFLPIDPSYPDTATLGGIIATADAGSWQQRYGGMRDLVLGLSFVRWDGKIAKCGGKVVKNVAGYDLMKLFTGSYGTLGMISQVNLRLYPIPEASGTLVVSGETNSISKMAQSLLKSGLQPTASDILSQSVVKTLNIGEGMGLIIRFQSIPESVKEQTIQVNKIAQELGLSTSFYSSEIEVNLWQKLQSLITSSQSNSSVTCKIGLRPNTAVNFLAQLDELIQHQGWGMINTSRGIGRLKLEIEPSLGTVKRLRTLTEEYGGFLTILDSPKFLKKQIEPWGYRGNALPLMEKIKQQFDPQNIFSPSRFF, encoded by the coding sequence ATGTATACTAAAAATAGTTTAATCATTTTCTTTGCGCCGATGACCACTGCGATCGCTTCACAACTAGAATTATTAATAGATTCTCCTAAGACAATTATTCCTTGGGAAACGATAGAATCATCCTGGAAAACGCGCATAGAATCAGCAATTATTGATAATTTTTCTCCTTATTACTTAACTGTTCCTTCAGATATTGATACTTTATCTCAAATAGTTCAATTTGCTAGTCATCATCAATGGTCAATTCTTCCCTGTGGCAACGGCACTAAGCTAAACTGGGGAGGATTAATAAATAACCCTAAATTAGTTATTAGTACACAACAGCTTAATCGTATTATTGATCATGCGGTCGGTGATTTAACCATTACCGTAGAAGCAGGAATAACTTTAGCTCAATTACAAGCTACTCTTAAACAGCATAATCAATTTTTGCCCATTGATCCTAGTTATCCCGATACAGCAACTCTGGGGGGCATTATAGCAACAGCAGATGCAGGAAGTTGGCAACAACGTTACGGAGGAATGCGGGATTTAGTGTTAGGATTGTCTTTTGTGCGATGGGATGGCAAAATAGCAAAATGTGGGGGGAAAGTTGTCAAAAATGTGGCAGGATATGACCTAATGAAGTTGTTTACTGGTTCTTATGGCACATTAGGCATGATTTCTCAGGTTAATTTGAGATTGTATCCCATTCCTGAAGCATCGGGAACTTTGGTGGTAAGTGGAGAGACAAATAGTATAAGTAAAATGGCTCAAAGTCTTCTTAAATCAGGATTACAGCCTACCGCTTCCGATATTTTATCCCAATCGGTAGTCAAAACTTTAAATATTGGGGAAGGTATGGGGTTAATTATCCGTTTTCAAAGTATACCTGAAAGTGTCAAAGAACAAACCATACAAGTTAATAAGATAGCTCAAGAATTAGGGTTAAGCACTTCTTTTTATTCATCAGAGATAGAAGTTAATCTATGGCAAAAATTACAATCTTTAATAACAAGTTCCCAAAGTAATTCTTCTGTAACTTGCAAAATAGGATTAAGACCCAATACCGCAGTTAATTTTCTAGCACAACTAGATGAATTAATCCAGCACCAAGGATGGGGTATGATAAATACAAGTCGAGGAATAGGACGATTAAAATTAGAGATAGAACCCAGTTTAGGAACAGTCAAAAGATTGCGAACTCTGACAGAAGAATATGGAGGCTTTTTAACGATTTTGGATTCTCCTAAATTCTTAAAAAAACAGATAGAACCTTGGGGATATCGAGGGAATGCTTTACCCCTAATGGAGAAAATAAAACAACAATTTGATCCTCAAAATATCTTTAGTCCTTCCCGTTTTTTCTAA
- a CDS encoding (Fe-S)-binding protein: MQLSENLSKSFNFQEALDEEIKGFDSKNPPKQELIDACVHCGFCLSTCPSYRVIGKEMDSPRGRIYLMNAISKGEASLDETTTQHFDSCLGCLACVSTCPSGVQYDNLIAATRPQVERNQPRSLGDNFIRSIIFNLFPYPERLQIFLPLLWLYQKLGIQKIVRTTGVLKIISPRLVAMESILPEITLKSFTQKYPDVIPAQGKKRYRVGMVLGCVQRLFFSPVNEATVRVLTANGCEVVIPKTQGCCAALPAHQGQEQQAQTLAKQMIDSFVGTDVDYIIINAAGCGHTLKEYNHILADVPEYQEKAKTFVSQVRDVQEFLAEVGLTSPLSPLTEGELKIVYQDACHLLHGQKISLQPRQLLQQIPGVILKEPIDAALCCGSAGVYNMLQPEVANELGQQKVNNLVNTGANLIASPNPGCSLQIKKHLNLQGKEMSLMHPMELLDYAIRGVKL, translated from the coding sequence ATGCAACTTTCAGAAAATCTGAGTAAATCGTTCAACTTTCAAGAAGCTTTAGACGAAGAAATAAAAGGATTTGATAGCAAAAATCCTCCTAAACAAGAATTAATTGACGCTTGTGTTCACTGTGGATTTTGTTTATCAACTTGTCCCAGTTATCGAGTGATTGGAAAAGAAATGGACTCTCCCAGGGGTAGGATTTACTTAATGAATGCTATTAGTAAAGGAGAAGCTAGTTTAGATGAAACCACTACCCAACATTTTGATAGTTGTTTAGGGTGTTTAGCTTGTGTTTCTACTTGTCCTTCTGGGGTACAATATGATAATTTAATTGCAGCAACTCGACCTCAAGTTGAACGTAATCAACCCCGAAGTTTAGGGGATAATTTCATTAGAAGTATCATTTTTAATCTGTTTCCCTATCCTGAACGATTACAGATTTTTTTACCCTTACTTTGGTTATATCAAAAATTAGGCATTCAAAAAATAGTTAGAACAACAGGAGTCTTAAAAATAATTTCTCCTCGTTTAGTGGCAATGGAATCTATTTTACCAGAAATTACCTTAAAATCTTTTACTCAAAAATATCCTGATGTTATTCCCGCACAAGGAAAAAAACGCTATCGAGTGGGAATGGTTTTAGGATGTGTTCAACGGTTATTTTTCTCTCCGGTTAATGAAGCAACTGTAAGGGTTTTAACTGCGAATGGATGCGAAGTTGTTATCCCGAAAACTCAAGGATGTTGTGCTGCTTTACCTGCACATCAGGGACAAGAACAACAAGCACAAACCTTAGCTAAACAAATGATAGATAGTTTTGTCGGAACTGATGTTGATTATATCATTATTAATGCGGCAGGATGTGGACATACTTTAAAAGAATATAATCATATTTTAGCGGATGTTCCAGAATATCAAGAGAAGGCTAAAACCTTTGTTTCTCAAGTGAGAGATGTGCAGGAATTTTTAGCTGAAGTGGGGTTAACTTCTCCTTTATCTCCCCTAACAGAAGGAGAATTAAAAATAGTTTATCAAGATGCTTGTCATCTCTTACATGGACAAAAAATCAGTTTACAACCGCGTCAACTATTACAACAAATACCTGGAGTGATATTAAAAGAACCTATTGATGCTGCTTTGTGTTGTGGCAGTGCAGGAGTTTATAATATGTTACAACCAGAAGTAGCAAATGAATTAGGACAACAAAAGGTTAATAATTTAGTTAATACAGGTGCTAATTTAATTGCTTCTCCTAACCCTGGATGTTCTTTACAAATTAAAAAACATTTGAATTTACAAGGTAAAGAAATGAGTTTAATGCACCCGATGGAGTTATTAGATTATGCTATTAGAGGAGTCAAATTATAG